GGTGGAGAGCATGTTGAAACTCACCTCCGCCAGCAGGTACAAAGCAGCCAAACCATTTCTGGATGTAGCAGAAATCGTCACACCTTTCCTCATAACTAATATCAGGGGCGTGAATACTGCCGATCGGCTGGCAGCCGTATTGGCATCTCACCGTGACCCTGTAACATTTAAATGGAACCCTGAAGCACAGTTGGATATTCCCGAAATGGTTATTCCATCTGATGTACCACCATGGTGGTTGCTGAAGAAAAAGAATGCGATGTTTTATAATGGATTTGGCCGTGGCGATTTTGGCCGGTTCCTGATGGCCTCTAACCTGCTTACCGTAAATGACACGGCAGAGTCTGCAGAAGTAGATTCACATATGCCCGATCTGCTGGCTTATATCTTTTCATTGGAACCACCTAAATATCCCGGCACTATTGATAAAGCACTGGCCGGTGACGGCGAAAAGATCTTCAACAAAAAATGTGGCGGCTGTCATGGCTCCTATGGCGCTACCGAAAAATATCCCAACCTGTTGATCCCCGAACCGGTTATTCAAACAGACTCACTGTTGTACAAATACAATTATTCCAGTCCGCAGTTTGTTGAATGGTTTAATAAAAGCTGGTTCACCACCGGTGATCATCCGGCACGACTGGAACCATTTATGGGGTACATTGCGCCCCCGCTCGATGGCATCTGGGTCACAGCGCCTTATCTGCACAACGGATCTGTGCCAACGTTAGAAGCGTTGCTCAACAGCGATCTTCGTCCTAAATACTGGAGCCGCGATTTCGATAACCCCGAATACGATTATGAAAAGCTAGGCTGGAAATTCACCAAAGAAACCAAAGCCCTCGATAAATTCACCTACAATACCGATCTGCCCGGTTATGGTAACTATGGCCATACCTTTGGCGACAGGCTTACGGAGAAAGAGCGGAAGGTGGTTTTGGAGTATTTGAAAACCTTATAATTAAAAGGTAAATACAAAATGTAGAATGAAAAATGAAAAAGGAAGTTGACGAGTTAACCAGGAAGTTGATAGAGTTGATAATGTTGATAGAGTTAACAAGTTAATAGGTGCCCCTCTGTAGAGAGGATCATTTAAGTATTATCGCGAGGTTGCTAAACTCCTCTCCGCCAGCTGGCGGAAGGCCGGGAGGGGGCCGCAAGATAAAGGCCCCGCAAAAGCGGAGCCCTGATGTGCAAAATAACCCTCGTGTAACACTATTTAATCAGTTTATCGAACAAAGTATGATTGTCTGCTTTTACCTGCACCAGGTAAACACCGGGGAGTAGCGTTGTCAAATTACTCATGACGATGGTATTACGGCCCAACAGTCCTTGCTGCTGCACCTTTTTTACCTGTCTGCCACTTGCATCGTACAACGCTACCTGAATCACGCCGGCTTTCTCCAGTTGCATACTTATTTGCAGAAGATCTTTAAATGGATTGGGAAATACCTCGGTACCTACCGTAAACGTATTTCCGGTTCGCACCACTACCACATTGGTGTAATAATAATTCCCGTTAAAATCTGTTTCGCGAATGCGGTAATATACCGTTCCGGTAACACCCGGGGAATATACATACGTATATGGAGTGGTTGCATCGTTAGAGGCCGCGCCTGTCAATTCACCGGCCGGGGTAAATGACAAGCCATCCAGGCTATATTCAATGGTAAATGAACGCGCATTTGCCTGTGCATAGGCAAACCAGTTCAGTTGAACCCGCCCGTTATTATATACAGCTTGTAAAGCACTCATTTTATCTGCCAGTACCGCGCACGAAGCCGCATTGGACATAGTGGGCGTATAATTGGTGGTATCCTTTGAAGCCAGCCCGGTGTTATAGTTTATCGCAAACGTGGTACCACCAATTGAACCGGATGATTTGTTAACCGTAAGTTGTGCAGCCGGGCCATTTCCACTAATGCTTTGGTTATTTACAATGCTGCCACCAATATACAAACTGCCATTTCCCGATATCTGGCCATTATTGCTAAGTGCGCCGCCCACCCGCACATAAGCATTGCTATTATTTATTTTGAAAGCCTGACCATTTATAGTGTATGAACCACCAACCCACAGCAAGCCTTCATTCCGGGTGCTTATGGAAGTAGTAAGTGAATTACTCACCGTGATCGTCCCCGTGTTCACCAGCGAGTCAGCTACCTGACTGCTATTGATGGTATTATTGTTGCCTTTAAAAATAGCTTTGCTCTGGTTGATAAACGAACCGCTTATATTAACATCATTAAACGTTATTGTTCCCCGGTTATTAATGGTGGTGCCATTATCGGTAGTGACCCCTGACGAAAATGTGAGCACCCCATTATTAATTATCTGGGCGCTGGCCTTTACATTGGTGTTCTGGGCAAAGGTCATAGTACCGCAGGCATTATTCGTCACCACGATCGTATTGTTTTGGTTCCAGCTGGCATTCCAGTTAAATGTACCGGTGTTGGTGATCGCAGCGCCATCATCAACCGTAATGTTCCCGCCTACCGTACCCAAATTGGTAAGTGTAGCCGCAAAATTATTGGCGGTAGCCGCCAGGGTACCACCCTTCTGCACATTTACAATGGAACCCTTTTTTGCATCCAGGGTTCCGGTGTAATTCCCGCCACTGGTTATTGTTAAAGTGGCCCCGTTGTTCAAGCTGATGTTTCCTGAAAAAGCAGTAGTGATACAAATGTTTGTACCATTATTATAAGTACCTGCAGTATTAAGCGTACTGCCTCCAGGGCATTGGGCTATTAACGATGAGGTGGATAATACCACCCATAGTATCACCAATAACCAACGGATATTGGCGGGGGTACGGGAATCAAGTTTCATGCGGATCGAGGGGTTGTGCGACCGTAATGAAACCAAACACAGGCCAGATTAAAGAAAACAGGAATCCTGCCGATGATTTACATTTTTCTCCACTACATAATTACCTGTACATACCACACTTATAATCAATTAACAGTTTTACTAAAATACCCTTAACAGGCGCTTGAAAACCGTCATCAGGCAGTAAATTCTTCCCTTTACAGGAAAGATTTTCCAATTTATGGAACTAGCGGCCTGTTAAGAAAGCCCTCCCCTGCAGGGGGAGGGTTTGGGAGGGGGCCCAAAAATTCACTAAATTACTTCGCAAAGGAAAAGGCATGCAGACGCGAATCAACTTCCGCATGCCCATGTGTTATGAGGCTTCAAACAACTACCGGATATACTACGATCGTTAACTGGCTGGCAAACAAAAACAACCATCCGTTCACCTTCCAGGAGGAAACCTGGCAACATATTATTAATGGCAAAAGCGGATTGGTAAACGCCCCCACAGGCTGTGGTAAAACATTTTCTGTATTCCTGGGCGCCCTGATCGATTTTATCAATCACCATCCGCACGACTGGAAATCAAAAGGCAATAATGGCTTACAACTGTTGTGGATCACGCCCCTGCGGGCCCTGGCCAAGGATATTGGCCGGGCCATGGAAGAAGTGGTGAGTGAGCTGGGCATGCAATGGAAAATAGGCATCCGCAACGGCGATACCGACATCAACGAACGGGCGCGACAAAAACGCCGCATGCCCGAAGTATTGATCATTACCCCGGAAAGCCTGCACCTGCTGCTGGCGCAAAAAGGCTATCCCGACACTTTTGAAACTCTGCAGATCATGGCCGTTGACGAATGGCATGAGCTCATCGGCTCCAAACGCGGCGTACAGGTAGAGCTTGCCGTTTCACGATTGGTAGCCTTGCGAAATGGACAATTAAAGGTCTGGGGCATCTCCGCAACCATTGGTAATCTGGAACAGGCCCAGGAGGTTTTGTTATCATCTGTTTATAACTCCTCCCCCTCCACCGGTGGGGTCCGGGGGAAGGCAGTTATCGTCAAAGCCAACATCCGCAAAGACGTTGTTATTGAATCCATCATCCCCGATGAAATAGAAAAATATCCCTGGTCGGGCCACCTGGGTTTAAGGCTCATCCATAAAGTACTGCCCATCATACACAACAGCCGCACTACCCTCATCTTCATCAATACCCGCGGCATGAGCGAGCAATGGTACCAGGCATTGTTAACCGCTGCCCCCGATCTGGCAGGCGCTATAGCTTTGCACCACGGCAGTATTGAACAGGAATTGCGCATTTGGGTAGAAGAAGCCCTGCACACCGGCCGGCTCAAAGCGGTGGTATGTACCGCCAGTCTTGACCTGGGTGTTGATTTTCGCCCGGTTGAAACCGTTATACAGGTAGGGTCGCCCAAAGGAGTTGCCCGCTTTTTACAACGCGCCGGGCGAAGTGGTCATAGTCCCGGCGATGTAAGCCGCATCTATTTTCTGCCCACCCATTCGCTGGAACTGGTAGAAGCAGCCGCCCTGAAAAATGCGGTGGAAGAAACCTTTATTGAAAGCAGGGAACCCATGCTGTTGTGCTTTGATGTACTGATCCAGTACCTGAGCACCCTCGCCATTTCAGATGGCTTTTTACCGGAACCATTGTTAAAAGAACTCCGCACCACTTATTGTTACCGCGACATAACCGACAGCGAGTGGATGGCCATCCTGGAATTTATTACCTCGGGCGGCAATGCCTTACAACAATATGATGAATATAAAAAGGTAGAGGTCATCGATGGGGTGTTTCGTATTACCAGCCGGCGCATAGCCATGCGGCACCGGATGCACATTGGCACCATTGTAAGCGAAGCCATGATGAAAGTGAAGTTTGTGAGTGGCGGTTTTATTGGGGTAATTGAAGAATGGTTCATCACCCGTTTATCGCCCGGCGATGTGTTTACCCTGGCGGGCCGTCAACTGGAGCTGGTGACCATTAAGGATATGACTGCGCTCGTACGTAAATCAAATGCAAAAAAATCGATAGTCCCCAGTTGGCAGGGCGGGCGTATGCCGTTGAGTGCCAATTTAGGAAAGAAGCTGCGCGAGAAGTTTGAAGAAGCAAGGGACATTCAGGAAGGCAGAGGGCAAAAGGCAAAGGGCAAAGGGAAGAATACAGAAGTAAGAGATCCGAAAACCGGGAATCCATTGCCAGCCAGCCCCGACAAGTCGGGGATTGCCGATTCACAATTGCCGGCTAAGCTGCCTGATATAGAGTTGCAGGTTCTGGAACCATTATTTAACCTTCAGGAAAGGCTCTCCCATGTTCCCGGTGCTAATGAATTATTAATTGAACATATTGAAACGAAGGACGGCTATCATCTTTTTGTATATCCGTTCGAGGGGCGGCTGGTGCACGAGGCCATGGCGGCCATTCTGGCCTGGCGCATCAGTAAGATAACGCCTATTACATTTTCTTTTGCTATGAATGATTATGGGTTTGAACTGTTGAGCGATCAACCCATACCGGTGGATGATACCAATGTGTATGAACTGTTCACCCCCAATGATCTATTGGCTGATATTCAGCGAAGTGCGAATGCAACAGAAATGGCAAAACGAAAATTCCGCGATATCGCAGTTATTGGCGGACTTATTTTCCAGGGTTATCCCGGTGAACAAAAGAAAGCCCGGCATTTACAATCGTCTGCCTCGTTATTATTCAATGTATTTTCAGAATATGAGCCGGGTAATTTACTATTGCGCCAATCCTATCAGGAAGTTTTCGATCAGCAGATGGAAGAAGTACGGCTGCGCAATATGTTGGAAAGAATACAACGATCGACCATCATCATTACATTTCCCCAGCAGTTAACCCCATTCTGTTTCCCCATAAAAGTAGACAGTATGCGGGAAAACCTCACCTCGGAAAAACTGGAAGACAGGGTAAAAAGAATGCAGGCACAATTGAACCAATAGGCAATGAGCAATTTGCAAGTGGCAATTTTTTGCATACGAAACGGCCGCCGCGCAGCGGTGAATTGCTTTCGCCTTTCAACTTTCACCTTTCAGCCTGTATTTGCCTGCAGCTTGAGGCTTGAGGCTTGCAGCTGCTTTCTTTTCCACATTATCCCAAAATGAGAAAGAAAGAAGCAAATTTCCCATCAGCTCCTAAATAAAGAATGCCTGCCTTTTATTGCCGTACCGGTAAGCACAGTAAAAAAAGCAGGCATAAGAAATTGTCACACAGCTCTAACCAACAACGTTTAAATACTTTTCAGAGGATCATAAGGTTATTGAACAACGGCACTCTGAAACAGATTCCATAAGCTAGGGATTAATACGAGCTTAAACAGCCAGGCCTTTCCCAGGAATTGATGTGGGTACGCTGTTTTCAAAGGTGTACGATAGATGTCGGGAATGGATACGTGTTTTCGACAGGGACTATATATTGACTAAAAAGTAAAAGGCGAAAAAGAAGTTGATTGACATTGGATTTCACCGGTTTTACTGGATATTGGAAATGACTTTTGGACGGTTGAATTCTAAGGACTCTGGACGAAACGAGGTTGCCAATCCCCGTCAATCAACTTGACTCCAAAAATAGGTGTTGACAAGAATGTGGAAAAGAGCAATATTGCCCTATTTTATTTATACGGTTTTTACTTCTGAAACTAGTAATATTCACATACCTGCCAGGTATGATAACTACCTACCCCTAGTAATGTTACCTTTCAAAATGTTTATAAGTATTATCCGAAATAATATAATTTCGTAAAAATGCTATAGTATTTGTCACGAAAATTTAAGATTTTAGGGCCGAATTTGGACGTCGTGTAATCCGACGTTTTTTAGGATCCTTATCTTATTAAAAACAATACAACCCGCATGAAAAAACCTGACACCGAAGGCGTTATTAAAGTAGCTATTGCAGACGACCATGCCCTGTTCAGGGCCGGCGTTCGTACAGCCCTCGCTGCTAAAAGGGATGTAGAGTTAATTGCCGAAGCCGACAATGGCATGCAACTCTTAAACCTGCTCAGACACATTGAGCCAGACATCATTCTGTTGGACATTCAGATGCCTATTATGGATGGCATCCAAACCCTGCCTGAGATTCGCAAACTTCGGCCAGAAGCAAAGGTTATCATTCTTTCCATGCACAACGATCATTCGATGATCAGCAAGTTGATGGAAATTGGTGCTAATTCTTACCTCACCAAAAACTCCGATTCAGAAACCATTTACCAGGCCATTAAAACCTGCTACGAACAGGAATTCTTTTTTAATGAGCTTACCAACAAAGCCCTGCTCACTGGCTTGCGTACAAAACGCACAGATATAGCCGGCCCCCAGGACGTAAATCTTTCTGAAAAAGAGATCCGGGTTTTGAAACTCATGTGTGAAGAGAAAACGACCAAAGAAATCGCTGATATTGTTGAAATCAGCCCCCGTACCGTTGAAGCAATCCGCGACAAACTCAAAACCAAAACCGGCGCCAAGTCAATGGCCGGCCTGGTGATGTATGCGGTAAAAAACGGTATCATTGACCAGAACGTGTGATCCTCCCTTTAAAGAAGAAATTCAAACAGTCACATCAGTCAAAATGTCTGTAAAGTCCGTCCCGATATATCGGGGCGGATTTTTTTTGCCTATGGGTCCCCACACTATACCGGCCAGGTATTGAGCCGACTCGCGGTTTGTACAGAGATTTTACCGAATCTTTTTATCACCTAACAAGGACATAACAGGGACCTTACAGGGACATAACAGGGACCTTACAGGGAGAAAGTCCCTGTTATGTCCTTGTTAATCCCTTGTTTGGTCCTTGTTAGCCACTGTAAATACCCGAAAGAATCCCGCTACAAACGATATAGCTTTCCGCTTCAGCTTAATGACTTTTTGTCTTTTTGTATTCTTTCCAGAACTTCACCGCATGAACAACTGGTTGTTTTTTAATGGCGAAGTAATACCGGCCAATACTCCGATCATCTCCGCCAACAACAGGGGATTGCGTTTTGGCGACGGGCTTTTTGAAACCATTAAAGTGGTGAAGCGTGAAATGCCACTATTCCATTTGCACCTGGAGCGATTGACTAAAGGGCTGTCTGTACTGAATATGCAGTTACCGGAAAACTACACAGCCGTTTATCTTACCGAAGCCATTTTGGAGTTGTGTAACCGTAACAACATCAACGGTGTGGCACGGGTACGCCTCACCGTCGTGCGGGGTAATGGTAACCTTTTTGCCACGGATGAACCCTTTGCCTCCATTATTATTCAGGCAGAACCATTGGCCAGTGATTACCTCGCCTTTAATGAAACAGGTTTTACTATTGATGTTTGTCCGGGTATACAAAAAAGCTGTGACCAGTTATCCAACCTGAAATCGAACAACTACCTCCCCTATGTAATGGCGGCGCAATATGCCCGGCAACATCAGCTGAACGACTGCCTGGTGTTGAATGCGCATAACCGCATTTGCGATGGCACCATTGCCAACGTGTTCCGGGTGCATCAAAACAGTATTTATACTCCCCCCCTGTCTGAAGGTGGCGTGGCCGGTGTAATGCGTCAATACTTATTACAGGAAATGCCCAAAGCCGGTTATACGGTAATTGAAAAAATATGTACGCCAGACGAATTAGAAACGGCCAATGAAGTTTTTTTAACGAATGCGTTGTTTGGGATACGTTGGGTTACTAAATTCCGTAATAAAGTATATTCCAATAAGCTTGTTGCAGAATTGTATAAAAGGTTCATTAGCCCATAGGTTATTAGATACGTAGGTGCTTATGATGAAACACAATAACCTACTAACTTAATAACCCAATAACTTAATCATAATATAAATTAAGCGCCATCAAAAACATAAATATTTTTTGGTTCCGAAGAGATCTAAGATTGGACGACAACGCCGGTTTATACCATGCCTTGAAAGGCAATAACCCGGTGTTGCCCATCTTTATTTTCGACACCAACATCCTGGATCAATTACCCAATACTTCAGATGCGCGGGTTGAATTTATTCATGATGCATTAACGGGAATGCAGGAACAGTTGAAAGAGCTGGGTTCTACCCTGGATGTATTACACGACACCCCGCTCAACGCCTTTAAAAAACTGGTGAAACAATATACAATTGAAGCTGTATATACCAACCACGACTATGAGCCTTATGCGCAGGAACGGGACAACAGAATTGCCAGATTTTTAGAAGAACACGGCATCGCTTTTCATACTTATAAAGACCAGGTGATCTTTGAAAAGAACGAGGTAACAAAAGACGATGGCAAACCCTACACCGTTTTTACGCCCTATAGTAAAAAATGGAAGGTTAAACTCAATGAATTCTATTTAAAGAGTTATCCAACAAAAAAGTACTTCAGGCACTTTCATCAGCATGCCCCCAAACGCATTCCTTCCCTGCAGGCCATCGGGTTTGAAAAAACGGGCCGTGAGTTCCCAACCGATTCACCGGATAATGCGGTTATAAAACATTACGATAAAAAACGCGATTTCCCGGGAGTAAAAGGCACCAGTCACCTGGGAGTGCATTTGCGTTTTGGCACCATCAGCATCAGGCAGCTGGCGCAAAAAGCCAGTAAGCTCAACGAAACTTTTTTGAACGAGCTCATCTGGCGCGATTTCTTTCAAATGATCCTGTGGCATTTTCCGCATGTGGGCCAGGGTAAGGCGTTTAAGGCAGAATACGATCTTATAGAATGGCGAAACAATGAAGCCGAATTTACCCGCTGGTGCGAAGGCAATACCGGCTACCCTATTGTTGACGCCGGCATGCGCGAACTGAACGCCACCGGTTTTATGCATAACCGCGTGCGGATGATCACCGCCTCTTTTCTGGCCAAACATTTACTGATCGACTGGCGCTGGGGCGAAGCCTATTTTGCAGAAAAGCTCCTGGACTTTGAACTGTCAAGCAACAACGGCAACTGGCAATGGGCGGCAGGCAGCGGCTGCGATGCAGCGCCCTACTTCAGGATCTTTAACCCCTATACGCAAACTAAAAAGTTCGATCCTGATTTTGCCTATATAAAAAAATGGGTGCCGGAGTTCGAAGAATTTACGTACCCCGGCGCTATCGTTGAACACGAAAAAGCACGCGTCCGCTGTTTGGAAACCTATAAAAAAGCGCTTACCCGGGAATAGGATGATCCCGTTTCCTATACCGGCAATTGGTAATGCTCGCATAATTTCTTTACGAACATGTTGATGTACCGCTTCAGGTAGGTTTCATTCAAAAAGGTATTGGTCCAGTTCTCAAAACGCTGGCATTGCACGCCCAGGTAAAAGAAATACATAGCCACACTGGCGGCGGGGATCAGTTCCTTTTCGTGGTCGTGTATAGGAGTGACCGACTCGTAACCGGTTAAAAAATGTTTCAGCTTTAAGGCATGTTGTTCGGTGTCTTTTTCGGTATTGAAGAGCTGTAACATATAATAGGCAATATCCTGTACCAGCCAGCCATTGCCACAAAAATCAAAATCAAAGAAGGTGATGTCTTCGTTGTTATAAATATGCAGGTTATCGAACCAGATATCCATGTGCACAACCCCAAACCTTAACAACTCAGGAAATGTATTATCATATTGTTCCATCAAATACGCCTGCACTTTCTTCATCCACTTCATTTCTTCCGTATCTGCAGCGATGAATTGTTTTACCAACTCAAATGAATCCTTCAATAACGTGGCAGGGGTGTACTTCGGGCGTTGTAAATACATTCCTTTTGTTATTGTATGCATACGGGCCATAATAACACCCAGCTTATAATGAAGCTCCGGTGAATAATTCAACACCTTCTCTCCTTTTGCATAAGAGAATAACACGGCCATGCGCATGCCTTCTGGTGCAGGTATATGTTGAATAAAATTTCCCTGTGCATCGGGTAGTGCAAATGAAACAGGAATGTCGTTTTCTTTCAACACCCGTAACAGCCTGAGCTCTTCTGTTATTTCTAAATCAGTGCGCCAGTTATAACTGTAAACCCTGAAAACATACTGCTGCTCCCCATCTGTTACCAGGTAAGCATGATTGATAGCCGCGCGTAATAAACGGCAGGTAGTGCCTGCGCCAAACCCATACTGTTGTTGCAGATAGGCAGCCAAATGTGTTGCCGACAGCGTGGAACACACAACTGGAAAAGGTTGCATAATTGATTGTATTTTATATCAGCTAATTGGAAAAAATAATCCCGTGTAACGGGAGGAGCAGAGGCTGATAAAGAGTGGGCAGCGTGCAGACTTGTCCCGGCTTTAGTCGGGGAAGAGGCGCAAATATAAAGCGGGTTTATTCAATTATACAAATAATAAAAAATCGAATGCCGAAGTTCTTATCCTTCAACATTCGATATTCAATATTCAACATTCAATATTTTCTAGTGCTGCGCCATTCTGATGGCGGTGCTGCGCAGCTTAAAATAGTAGTCGTCAATATCCTGTCCCGAGCGGATTGTCAAGGCAGAACCAAAATTATCGGTTTCTTCAGAATAGGTAACACTCGGTTTGTCGTATTTACTGCCCGATGCGCGGGAAGAAAAATATGCGTTCAGGATAACGTCTTCTTTGGTAAGAAACATGATCTGACCGGTAGAATCGCATTTGATCTTTTGTTTGGGATCGCGTTTGCCGGTTATCAGTTCTTTATAGATATTAATTTCAGATTGATCTGTAATGGCCTCAGAAAGTGTATCGCCATGGTTGAAGAATTTCAATTGTACTTTATCCACATCCTTTAACAGATCGGCAAAATATGTTTTGCCTTTGCTTTTATGGGACATACAGCCAAAGGAAAACAAGGTAAAAACCGCTAAACCAAGGGAAACTTTCTTCATATAATGACTTTTACAGTACGGCTCGCTATACAAATCATGCACCCGGCTCCATGCTTCAAATATCTTCCCGGTGTTTCAGCAAAGGCTATACCATTTTTATTATTCCGCTGTTGCTAAAAAGATTTCTTTATTGTTCGCCCCTACTTTCTTCAATTGCTCGTAAATATCCAAAAAAGTATTCACTGCTGCTTTACCATCAGGACCCAGTTGCAAAGAATAGTTATTCACATACAGGTCGATGTGCTGGCGCATTACCGATTCGCTCATTTCCTGGGAATGTTGTTTTACATAATCAGTTATCAACGGGTAATGGGCGAATGCATATTCCAGGCTGCGTTTTATTACCCTGTCTGCCTTTTGCTGCAGGGCGCTGTCGAATGATTTTTTTATTACAATGCCCCCCAGCGGAATGGGGTTACCGGTTTCGCGCTCCCAGTATTCACCCAGGTCAACCAGTTTATGCAAACCCTTTTGCTGATACGTAAAGCGGTTTTCATGAATGATAACACCGGCATCTACTTCCCCACTCAACACTGCATCTTCAATAGCAGAGAACACCATGAATTTCTTTTTGGCAGCCTGCGGATAGGCCAATGAGAACAACATATGCGCCGTGGTATTTTCACCCGGAATGGCAATGGTCATCTCATTTACATCTTTATTGTTTGCTGAAGCCTGTTTGGTGATCAACAGGGGGCCTACACCTTTCCCCAGCGCGCCACCGGCATTCAGCACCAGGTATTTTTCCAGTAAAAGCGGTAATACGCCATAACTGATCTTTGTTACATCCAGCTTACCTTTTATTGCCCATTCGTTAAGGGTTTGCACATCTTCCAGTACCGGTTCTACCGTTATACCTTCTGTATCGATCTTATTATTTACTAACGCGTCGAAAATAAACGTGTCGTTTGGACAGGGTGAAAAGCCTAAGGAAAGAGTCATTTTTCTATATTACTATGTTTTGAAATTCTAAATGTCAGGTTATTAGGTTCGTACGTTATTGAGTTCGTACGTTAGGTTCCTGAGTTTTGAACTTAATAACTTAAGAACCTACGAACTTACAAACCAAAGAACTGGGAACTCACCATCTTAATCAACTGCTCATTCAATAACTGAATAGCCTCTTTCATTTTCCATTTGGACTTATCCCGCTCACCTACCATATTGGAGATTGCACGTAATTGGATAAATGGAATTTTTTCAAGGAGGGCTACATAATGAAAGGCGGCGCCTTCCATGCTCTCAACAACCGGCTGATATTTTTGTTGCAATTGTTCAATACGCGCCGGCCTGGTAGTGATCTCATTTATAGTGACTGACTTTACCAGCGGAAGGTTGTATTGCTGCAGCAATTCCGTATGTTTATTCTCCAGGTGCTTACCGGTATAGGGATCGGTGATCTGCGGCAGTCCCATATCGAAGATA
The Niastella koreensis GR20-10 genome window above contains:
- a CDS encoding ligase-associated DNA damage response DEXH box helicase, yielding MRLQTTTGYTTIVNWLANKNNHPFTFQEETWQHIINGKSGLVNAPTGCGKTFSVFLGALIDFINHHPHDWKSKGNNGLQLLWITPLRALAKDIGRAMEEVVSELGMQWKIGIRNGDTDINERARQKRRMPEVLIITPESLHLLLAQKGYPDTFETLQIMAVDEWHELIGSKRGVQVELAVSRLVALRNGQLKVWGISATIGNLEQAQEVLLSSVYNSSPSTGGVRGKAVIVKANIRKDVVIESIIPDEIEKYPWSGHLGLRLIHKVLPIIHNSRTTLIFINTRGMSEQWYQALLTAAPDLAGAIALHHGSIEQELRIWVEEALHTGRLKAVVCTASLDLGVDFRPVETVIQVGSPKGVARFLQRAGRSGHSPGDVSRIYFLPTHSLELVEAAALKNAVEETFIESREPMLLCFDVLIQYLSTLAISDGFLPEPLLKELRTTYCYRDITDSEWMAILEFITSGGNALQQYDEYKKVEVIDGVFRITSRRIAMRHRMHIGTIVSEAMMKVKFVSGGFIGVIEEWFITRLSPGDVFTLAGRQLELVTIKDMTALVRKSNAKKSIVPSWQGGRMPLSANLGKKLREKFEEARDIQEGRGQKAKGKGKNTEVRDPKTGNPLPASPDKSGIADSQLPAKLPDIELQVLEPLFNLQERLSHVPGANELLIEHIETKDGYHLFVYPFEGRLVHEAMAAILAWRISKITPITFSFAMNDYGFELLSDQPIPVDDTNVYELFTPNDLLADIQRSANATEMAKRKFRDIAVIGGLIFQGYPGEQKKARHLQSSASLLFNVFSEYEPGNLLLRQSYQEVFDQQMEEVRLRNMLERIQRSTIIITFPQQLTPFCFPIKVDSMRENLTSEKLEDRVKRMQAQLNQ
- a CDS encoding c-type cytochrome produces the protein MKKWMVLILIVISGVAFTGVFISEYEPVPIPPSTQRMGGDVQKGYEYLTTGEYVKGGIPFRTWLMGMGKSKTNYLQRTGNNAEVSHEYNTVTAANGEVLVAPNCLQCHAQVFDGKLVIGLGNTFMDFTHNEKTNVKNLKMVESMLKLTSASRYKAAKPFLDVAEIVTPFLITNIRGVNTADRLAAVLASHRDPVTFKWNPEAQLDIPEMVIPSDVPPWWLLKKKNAMFYNGFGRGDFGRFLMASNLLTVNDTAESAEVDSHMPDLLAYIFSLEPPKYPGTIDKALAGDGEKIFNKKCGGCHGSYGATEKYPNLLIPEPVIQTDSLLYKYNYSSPQFVEWFNKSWFTTGDHPARLEPFMGYIAPPLDGIWVTAPYLHNGSVPTLEALLNSDLRPKYWSRDFDNPEYDYEKLGWKFTKETKALDKFTYNTDLPGYGNYGHTFGDRLTEKERKVVLEYLKTL
- a CDS encoding aminotransferase class IV, whose product is MNNWLFFNGEVIPANTPIISANNRGLRFGDGLFETIKVVKREMPLFHLHLERLTKGLSVLNMQLPENYTAVYLTEAILELCNRNNINGVARVRLTVVRGNGNLFATDEPFASIIIQAEPLASDYLAFNETGFTIDVCPGIQKSCDQLSNLKSNNYLPYVMAAQYARQHQLNDCLVLNAHNRICDGTIANVFRVHQNSIYTPPLSEGGVAGVMRQYLLQEMPKAGYTVIEKICTPDELETANEVFLTNALFGIRWVTKFRNKVYSNKLVAELYKRFISP
- a CDS encoding response regulator transcription factor — translated: MKKPDTEGVIKVAIADDHALFRAGVRTALAAKRDVELIAEADNGMQLLNLLRHIEPDIILLDIQMPIMDGIQTLPEIRKLRPEAKVIILSMHNDHSMISKLMEIGANSYLTKNSDSETIYQAIKTCYEQEFFFNELTNKALLTGLRTKRTDIAGPQDVNLSEKEIRVLKLMCEEKTTKEIADIVEISPRTVEAIRDKLKTKTGAKSMAGLVMYAVKNGIIDQNV
- a CDS encoding T9SS type A sorting domain-containing protein translates to MKLDSRTPANIRWLLVILWVVLSTSSLIAQCPGGSTLNTAGTYNNGTNICITTAFSGNISLNNGATLTITSGGNYTGTLDAKKGSIVNVQKGGTLAATANNFAATLTNLGTVGGNITVDDGAAITNTGTFNWNASWNQNNTIVVTNNACGTMTFAQNTNVKASAQIINNGVLTFSSGVTTDNGTTINNRGTITFNDVNISGSFINQSKAIFKGNNNTINSSQVADSLVNTGTITVSNSLTTSISTRNEGLLWVGGSYTINGQAFKINNSNAYVRVGGALSNNGQISGNGSLYIGGSIVNNQSISGNGPAAQLTVNKSSGSIGGTTFAINYNTGLASKDTTNYTPTMSNAASCAVLADKMSALQAVYNNGRVQLNWFAYAQANARSFTIEYSLDGLSFTPAGELTGAASNDATTPYTYVYSPGVTGTVYYRIRETDFNGNYYYTNVVVVRTGNTFTVGTEVFPNPFKDLLQISMQLEKAGVIQVALYDASGRQVKKVQQQGLLGRNTIVMSNLTTLLPGVYLVQVKADNHTLFDKLIK